TTCTCTCTTAGCTGCTCTAGCTTAGTGGCAATCCTCTGTTTCGATTCCACTGTTTTCTTCATATCCTTCTCAACATGAATTCGCTTTTCTCCATCAAAAGTGACAATGAGCCATGAGCCTTCAAAAACATCAGATGGGAGCTCTTCAATGGGTACAATTAATTCTTCCTGCTCATCGACTAGCAGGACAGCAA
The genomic region above belongs to Bacillus horti and contains:
- a CDS encoding DUF3006 domain-containing protein — encoded protein: MMKKSGVIDRIVDQRLAVLLVDEQEELIVPIEELPSDVFEGSWLIVTFDGEKRIHVEKDMKKTVESKQRIATKLEQLREKKGSNFKRK